Proteins from a genomic interval of Trichoderma breve strain T069 chromosome 2, whole genome shotgun sequence:
- a CDS encoding LSM domain-containing protein gives MDKDEAHEYLSSLLNQSLRVYTTDGRMFRGTFKCTDPDRNIVLGNTHEYRQPSEEERSAAAANASGSSTILDMTSRYLGLIVVPGHHIVKMEAEQFLSQMKTQSV, from the exons ATGGATAAGGATGAGGCTCATGAATATCTTTCGTCTCTTTTGAACCAGAGTTTGCGCGTCTACACCACAGATGGCCGCATGTTTCGAGGCACTTTCAAATGCACAGATCCG GATAGGAATATTGTACTGGGAAATACGCATGAATACCGTCAGCCTTCGGAAGAGGAGCGTAGTGCGGCTGCGGCAAATGCCTCTGGTAGCTCAACCATCCTGGATATGACGTCTCGATATCTAGGCCTAATCGTTGTTCCGGGACACCACAttgtgaagatggaggctgaACAGTTCTTGAGCCAAATGAAAACTCAGTCTGTATGA
- a CDS encoding eisosome component PIL1 domain-containing protein: MHRTYSMRQSRAPTASQLQSPPPPPSSTKSGRFFGKGSLGHALRRNAGGAFGPDLAKKLSQLVKMEKNVMRSMELVAKERMEVAQQLSLWGEATDEDVSDVTDKIGVLLYEIGELEDQYVDRYDQYRITMKSIRNIEASVQPSRDRKQKITDQIAQLKYKEPNSPKIVVLEQELVRAEAESLVAEAQLSNITREKVKAAYIYQFDALREHCEKVAIIAGYGKHLLDLIDDAPVTPGETRAAYDGYEASKAIIQDCEDALTNWVTSNAADVPLNDNGSWVQQQQGVRMDSDAEEEEEEEEERHSALGSDGGMNGESRGRTQEILAA, translated from the exons ATGCATCGAACATATTCCATGCGCCAGTCCCGCGCGCCGACGGCTTCGCAGCTCCAG AgtccgcctcctccgccgtcGTCCACCAAGTCCGGCCGCTTCTTTGGAAAGGGAAGCTTGG GTCATGCTCTTCGTCGCAATGCCGGTGGCGCCTTCGGGCCAGacctggccaagaagctgtccCAGCTtgtcaagatggagaaaaacGTTATGCGAAGTATGGAGCTTGTCGCCAAGGAGCGCATGGAAGTGGCT CAACAATTGTCCCTTTGGGGCGAGGCTACCGACGAAGATGTCTCTGACGTCACCGACAAGATCGGCGTTTTGCTCTACGAAATTGGCGAGCTAGAGGACCAGTACGTTGACCGATACGACCAATACCGCATTACCATGAAGAGCATCCGCAACATTGAGGCGTCGGTTCAGCCCAGCCGAGACC GCAAACAAAAAATCACCGATCAAATCGCCCAATTAAAGTACAAAGAACCAAACTCTCCCAAGATTGTGGTGCTTGAACAGGAGTTGGTCCGCGCTGAGGCCGAATCGCTCGTGGCAGAGGCTCAGCTCTCCAATATCACTCGcgaaaaggtcaaggctGCTTATATCTACCAGTTTGATGCCCTCCGCGAGCATTGCGAGAAGGTTGCCATTATTGCTGGCTATGGAAAACATCTGCTCGACCTCATCGATGATGCCCCCGTGACCCCCGGCGAGACCCGAGCTGCGTATGACGGATACGAAGCTAGCAAGGCCATCATCCAGGATTGCGAAGATGCTCTTACTAACTGGGTCACTTCCAACGCTGCC GACGTGCCGCTGAACGACAACGGCTCTTGGGttcagcaacaacaaggaGTGAGAATGGATAGTGAcgccgaagaggaggaggaagaagaggaagagcgtCACTCTGCCCTGGGCAGTGACGGAGGAATGAACGGCGAGTCCCGAGGTCGCACTCAAGAAATCCTCGCAGCTTAA
- a CDS encoding SET domain-containing protein yields the protein MMPHGVPVPIFAASEDGDPSHLGRLDLTSGSGVAVSTRGPISPPPLSRTCASAPPAPATYITPDVHPSGWTPVPLPNRASMPVADRVVEHAPVMPENPGVASSASPARNMPPPMNATPSRDGHRQPEAVQTPKAQTVPVTEWTVPTLAKQLTAFNQEVRRDHASLVAHAIESAKCREWRTHHGLDLFRELETHPNPELKGKQIKIKFKHHNKNKKDHKDVRYNVICIKTNKDAVPSYRFHHVEIKKNVLMPNTMLTFVPHLRDLEGSEEAKYNLWLKELEDIDLKSGFKPMNRDEKFVAIIQAERAATLSLYLDMWLKKLNIPLCNKSTLISYMASQASDDAITPQQKTDIIRSQGDGNRMTPEARRAAEMFTAAFQLAFKENQPQLKQIELRKVLFLDESVDSVMDNKPAAKDVSIIQQDSEDEVVESNLATYCILGCLICFSHSCDHGEYDHQNWKRTFSLSSCAPLSDILKRKRIAAAGANMIADVPCQRRCYRLKIPPDPSVTVKPWTEDERTLLRSLYVTTDFSKTTMDPICLATEFLNRNCDEVYAEFVSLNIIIPEPEPTEPPRPRHISWYDRKRKMLLGDWQDHTITHEHQRRELLEPCSHDGPCAPKICSCVDAGVLCERFCGCTEANCLYKFTGCACHSQGKTCLSKQKEKPCICVQLNRECDPQLCGSCGAFERADPANAEDEWLHSTGCQNCDLQRGRHKTLLLGQSQLEGVGYGLFTAEDIAQDEFIVEYVGELITHDEGVRREARRGDVFDEDSNISYVFTLLENEGIWVDAAIYGNLSRYINHASEHDTRGCNITPRILYVNGEFRIKFTALRDIKAGEELFFNYGENFPNLTKKLLDNKSGEKPGGPRKAGRPKRAETGDRVARKVPKIEHKKVGRPKSKKKKETTVRTTTTTTTTTTTTLMEAMTVSDEDSAAVQQMMEETLTRKRKRHTLIDSEEEEYHPPSTNATSFVAESGVDSEGGDLLGSKRLRKTTRSQRVNQPETPTSQAAKGEEPKPRGKRGGARPGSGRPRKHPRIIQRPKEPSQPVEPTQPAQPLQQSTQESQLGADTNAPAPVQTPVPLPSTPKQTRISRGHEPEDAIEIEDSEDQDDQDDQDDQESATRNRTSRNRRLPAKFREEA from the exons ATGATGCCCCACGGAGTACCAGTACCAATATTCGCAGCATCCGAAGATGGCGACCCAAGCCACCTGGGCCGTCTAGACTTGACTAGCGGATCTGGCGTCGCGGTTTCAACCAGAGGTCCCATTAGCCCTCCTCCGTTGTCCAGAACCTgcgcttctgctcctcctgctccggCTACCTACATCACACCTGACGTCCACCCCAGCGGTTGGACACCTGTACCTCTTCCTAATCGCGCGTCCATGCCTGTGGCAGATCGCGTCGTTGAACATGCGCCTGTCATGCCAGAGAACCCTGGCGTCGCATCTAGCGCCAGTCCAGCTCGCAACATGCCTCCCCCAATGAACGCAACGCCGTCGCGAGATGGCCACCGCCAGCCAGAAGCAGTACAGACGCCCAAGGCTCAGACGGTTCCTGTAACGGAATGGACCGTCCCGACACTCGCCAAACAGCTCACAGCCTTCAACCAGGAAGTTCGGAGAGACCACGCATCGCTCGTCGCCCACGCCATTGAGTCTGCCAAATGCAGAGAGTGGCGCACGCATCATGGACTGGATCTCTTTCGCGAGCTGGAGACTCATCCTAATCCAGAGCTCAAGGGGAAGCAAATTAAAATCAAATTCAAG CACcacaacaaaaacaaaaaggatCACAAGGATGTTCGCTACAACGTGATTTGCATCAAAACCAACAAGGACGCTGTCCCATCTTACAGATTCCACCATGTGGAAATTAAGAAGAATGTGCTGATGCCAAACACCATGCTGACATTTGTTCCCCATCTGCGCGATCTCGAAGGCTCTGAAGAGGCCAAGTACAACCTTTGGCTTAAAGAATTGGAGGACATTGATCTCAAATCAGGCTTCAAGCCCATGAACCGCGACGAAAAATTTGTCGCAATCATCCAGGCCGAGCGCGCTGCGACTCTTTCGCTCTATTTGGATATGTGGCTTAAGAAGCTCAATATACCACTCTGCAACAAATCCACCCTCATTAGCTACATGGCAAGCCAGGCATCCGATGACGCGATAACTCCACAGCAAAAGACGGATATCATCAGATCCCAAGGCGATGGGAACAGGATGACGCCAGAGGCGCGCAGGGCCGCAGAGATGTTCACCGCTGCATTTCAGCTAGCCTTCAAGGAAAATCAACCGCAGTTGAAGCAGATTGAGCTGCGCAAGGTGCTATTTCTCGACGAGTCTGTCGATAGTGTCATGGACAATAAGCCTGCGGCCAAGGACGTTTCCATCATCCAGCAAGATAGCGAAGATGAGGTTGTCGAGTCCAATCTGGCCACATACTGCATTCTGGGGTGCCTCATCTGCTTCAGTCATTCTTGCGATCACGGCGAATACGACCACCAAAACTGGAAACGCACATTTTCCTTGTCGTCTTGCGCGCCGTTGTCAGATATTTTGAAGAGGAAACGAATAGCGGCAGCAGGCGCTAATATGATTGCTGACGTGCCTTGTCAGCGAAGGTGCTATCGCCTCAAAATCCCCCCTGATCCAAGTGTGACGGTGAAACCATGGACTGAAGACGAGCGCACTCTCTTGCGGTCTTTATATGTCACGACTGATTTCAGCAAAACTACGATGGACCCCATCTGTCTCGCGACCGAATTCTTGAACCGCAATTGCGATGAGGTGTACGCGGAATTTGTGTccctcaacatcatcatacCTGAACCGGAACCCACAGAACCCCCTCGTCCGCGACATATTTCATGGTATGACCGTAAGCGAAAGATGCTCCTCGGAGACTGGCAGGACCATACCATCACTCACGAACATCAGCGGCGTGAATTACTTGAACCATGTTCTCACGATGGCCCATGCGCCCCCAAAATATGCTCATGTGTGGATGCTGGGGTTTTGTGCGAAAGGTTCTGCGGCTGCACGGAGGCAAACTGCCTTTACAAGTTCACAGGGTGTGCCTGCCACTCTCAGGGCAAGACGTGTCTTTCTAaacagaaagaaaagccCTGTATATGCGTGCAGCTCAACCGTGAGTGTGATCCGCAACTGTGCGGTTCATGCGGCGCCTTTGAACGTGCCGATCCTGCCAACGCCGAAGACGAATGGCTGCACTCTACGGGATGCCAAAACTGTGACTTGCAGCGCGGACGACACAAGACTCTCCTTCTCGGACAAAGTCAACTTGAAGGGGTTGGCTACGGACTGTTTACTGCAGAGGATATTGCTCAGGACGAATTCATCGTCGAGTATGTTGGGGAGCTAATCACCCACGACGAGGGGGTCCGTCGTGAAGCAAGGCGTGGCGACGTGTTTGACGAAGACTCCAACATATCATACGTATTTACTCTGCTCGAAAACGAGGGTATCTGGGTTGACGCAGCCATCTACGGCAATCTGAGTCGATACATCAATCACGCTTCGGAACACGACACGCGGGGATGCAACATCACCCCGCGCATTCTCTATGTGAACGGCGAATTCCGAATCAAGTTTACTGCTCTCAGGGATATCAAGGCCGGAGAGGAGCTCTTTTTCAATTACGGAGAGAACTTTCCCAATCTTACCAAGAAACTGCTTGATAACAAGTCTGGAGAGAAGCCGGGCGGGCCAAGAAAGGCTGGTCGGCCAAAGCGTGCCGAAACTGGTGATCGAGTGGCACGCAAAGTACCCAAGATCGAACATAAAAAGGTGGGAAGGCCAAaatcgaaaaagaagaaggagacgaCGGTGAGGACAACTACTACGACAACGACTACAACGACGACTACGCTGATGGAAGCGATGACGGTCTCAGATGAAGATTCCGCGGCGGTCCAGCAAATGATGGAAGAGACTCTTACTCGCAAGCGAAAGCGTCACACGCTGATCGActcagaggaggaggaatatCACCCACCTAGCACGAACGCAACGTCATTTGTAGCTGAATCGGGCGTCGACTCCGAAGGAGGGGATCTTCTTGGTTCGAAGCGACTTCGGAAGACAACTAGATCACAGAGAGTCAATCAGCCCGAAACACCAACATCCCAGGCTgcgaaaggagaagagccgAAACCTCGAGGCAAACGAGGAGGAGCCCGACCTGGTAGCGGGCGACCTAGAAAGCACCCTCGGATCATCCAAAGGCCAAAAGAACCATCCCAGCCTGTTGAACCTACTCAGCCtgctcaacctcttcaacaGTCTACTCAAGAATCGCAGCTTGGGGCAGATACCAACGCGCCTGCCCCCGTACAGACGCCAGTACCTTTACCCTCAACACCGAAGCAAACCAGGATAAGTCGCGGGCACGAGCCTGAAGATGCCATTGAAATCGAAGACAGCGAAGACCAGGACGACCAGGACGATCAGGATGACCAGGAATCAGCCACGAGGAACAGGACGTCTAGGAATAGACGACTACCGGCGAAATTTAGGGAGGAGGCATAG
- a CDS encoding b-cell receptor-associated protein 31-like domain-containing protein, protein MTLYYTLVFGLLMAEMGLFMLLLIPLPFNIKRRIFTFISESPLIAKVQYWMKITFVFILILFVDSLNRVYRVQLEVMAAHEQGIKGNAAAVMGSERLEVQARKFYSQRNMYLCGFTLFLSLILNRTYVMILEVMRLEDKLKTYEGTSKNTKESEKLAVAGKPGELAALKEKLEKKDQDLQNLKKQAEQLNKAYNELSDKYAATQVDGESRKSR, encoded by the exons ATGACGCTCTACTACACTCTT GTGTTTGGCCTTCTAATGGCCGAGATGGGCCTATTTATGCTGTTGCTTATTCCCCTCCCGTTCAACATCAAGCGGAGGATCTTTAC CTTTATTTCCGAGAGCCCATTGATCGCCAAAGTACAGTACTGGATGAAGATTACctttgtcttcatcctcatcctcttcgtcgaCAGCCTCAACCGCGTCTACAGGGTGCAGCTTGAGGTTATGGCTGCGCACGAGCAGGGCATTAAGGGAAA CGCTGCCGCTGTCATGGGATCCGAGCGTCTCGAAGTCCAGGCCCGCAAGTTTTACTCTCAGCGCAACATGTACCTCTGCGGCTTCACGCTGTTCCTTTCCTTGATTCTCAACCGCACCTACGTCATGATCCTTGAAGTCATGCGCCTGGAGGACAAGCTAAAGACCTACGAGGGCACCAGCAAGAACACCAAGGAGAGCGAGAAATTGGCTGTCGCCGGCAAGCCCGGCGAGCTTGCTGctctcaaggagaagctcgagaagaaggaccAGGATCTCCAGAACCTCAAGAAGCAGGCTGAGCAGCTCAACAAGGCCTATAATGAGCTCAGCGACAAGTACGCTGCTACTCAGGTTGACGGCGAAAGCCGAAAGAGCAGATAA
- a CDS encoding short chain dehydrogenase domain-containing protein: protein MSASVVLVTGANRGIGYEIVKALVESPLPYHVFLGSRDITKGKAAAAKLHPRSGSSISVLPLDVSSSESIAKAAATVKAEAGRLDILVNNAGIVDESPDSLTRLRNTLEINTIAPFAVTQAFKPLLTVQPEDGVKEKRIVYVSSGLGSIGARLDPKNPYYGFSGTEYRMSKTALNMLAACDAFELKDHGVKVFAFDPEFVATELTGTPEERRKRGALEPSVSGESCRDIIEGKRDADTSKFVSINGAEWPW from the exons ATGTCTGCAAGCGTTGTTCTCGTTACCG GCGCCAACCGTGGCATCGGCTACGAAATCGTCAAAGCCCTTGTCGAATCCCCCCTCCCCTACCACGTCTTCCTCGGCTCCCGCGACATCACCAAAGGCAAAGCCGCCGCAGCCAAACTCCACCCTCGCAGCGGcagctccatctccgtcCTCCCTCTCGACGTCTCTTCATCCGAGTCCATCgccaaagccgccgccactGTCAAGGCAGAGGCAGGCCGCTTGGATATCCTCGTCAACAACGCCGGCATCGTCGACGAAAGCCCCGATTCTCTGACCCGCCTCCGAAACACGCTCGAGATCAACACCATTGCGCCCTTTGCCGTGACACAGGCGTTCAAGCCCCTCTTGACAGTCCAACCAGAGGACGGggtcaaggagaagcgcaTTGTCTATGTATCAAGCGGCTTGGGCTCCATCGGGGCCAGGCTGGACCCCAAAAACCCTTATTATGGCTTTAGCGGTACTGAGTACCGTATGAGCAAGACGGCTCTCAATATGCTGGCCGCTTGCGACGCTTTCGAATTGAAGGACCACGGTGTCAAGGTTTTTGCCTTTGATCCGGAGTTTGTGGCTACAGAGCTGACGGGCACGCCCGAGGAACGACGGAAACGAGGTGCACTTGAGCCGAGTGTGAGTGGTGAGAGCTGTCGAGATATCATTgaggggaagagagatgCCGATACTAGCAAATTTGTTAGTATCAATGGCGCAGAATGGCCATGGTAA
- a CDS encoding flavin-binding monooxygenase-like domain-containing protein, which yields MATVDLPTPPATARASPKPGVGASSTSPASATIPKPYEVPKINILNRFIDEPRELNVVVIGAGLAGILAGILLPKKVPGIKLTIYEKNADVAGTWFENIYPGWTEEFAQGPEILEYWKGLSRKYDLYKFLKLSQRVDALDWDPATSQWLINVHDLKSDTSRVERADFVLTAIGRFNAWKLPNYPGINDFKGLLRHTSNWDPTFDVTGKKVAVIGNGASGIQLVANIQKRVKQLDHYARNNTWVAASFAGHETSIEPKVIPKELRESFKDPEVYLKYRKEMEQTYFRGFQGWLKGSEINDKAKETFTQLAKTRLASKPELFEKIIPDFSPHCRRLTPGPGYFEALSQPNVEYIQTHIKRFTETGIETVDGQTRDVDAIFCATGANSDMAPPFPIRSGGSDLSYDWSHGGTYGFPYAYMGVASPGFPNLLFIHGPSASGRSGTVPHNVENQITFFAKILRKVSREGIKSITPSRKATDDFVAYNDAFFETTVLSENCSSWYNGGIPGGRIHGLWPGSATHLTVVQKDPRWEDWEYEYLSDSGNRFAWYFGNGSTRVEADPQSDITPYLTAGEPDLRSVHENWWVIP from the exons ATGGCGACTGTTGATCTGCCAACTCCCCCGGCTACTGCGCGGGCTTCCCCTAAGCCTGGTGTAGGTGCTAGCTCGACATCCCCGGCCTCAGCTACCATCCCCAAGCCCTATGAAGTTCCAAAAATCAATATTTTGAATCGCTTTATCGATGAACCAAGAGAACTGAATGTGGTAGTCATCGGAGCTGGACTGGCAGGGATTTTGGCCGGCATATTGTTGCCCAAGAAAGTCCCGGGGATTAAACTCACCATATATGAGAAGAATGCAGATGTT GCTGGAACGTGGTTTGAGAACATTTATCCTGGT TGGACCGAAGAGTTCGCCCAAGGCCCCGAGATTCTCGAGTACTGGAAAGGGCTATCAAGGAAATATGACTTGTACAAGTTCTTGAAGCTCTCTCAGAGGGTCGACGCGCTGGACTGGGATCCGGCTACGTCTCAGTGGCTCATCAATGTCCACGATCTAAAGTCAGATACGTCGCGAGTTGAAAGGGCGGATTTTGTCCTCACAGCTATTGGAAGATTCAATGCCTGGAAACTTCCTAATTACCCTGGCATCAATGATTTCAAAGGTCTCCTACGACACACCTCCAACTGGGACCCGACATTTGATGTCACCGGCAAGAAAGTTGCTGTCATCGGCAACGGAGCCAGTGGCATCCAGCTCGTTGCCAACATCCAGAAGCGAGTCAAGCAGCTGGATCACTATGCCAGAAACAATACTTGGGTAGCAGCCTCTTTCGCTGGCCACGAGACGTCCATTGAACCCAAGGTTATCCCCAAGGAGCTCCGTGAGTCGTTCAAAGACCCGGAGGTGTATCTCAAATACCGCAAAGAGATGGAGCAGACCTACTTCAGAGGCTTCCAGGGTTGGTTGAAGGGCTCTGAGATCAACgacaaagcaaaagagactTTTACACAGCTTGCGAAGACGCGATTGGCAAGCAAGCCGGAGTTGTTTGAAAAGATCATTCCCGATTTTTCTCCTCACTGCCGTCGACTTACACCAGGACCGGGGTACTTTGAGGCTCTCTCACAACCCAATGTTGAGTACATCCAGACACATATCAAAAGATTCACCGAGACGGGCATCGAGACAGTAGATGGACAGACTCGCGATGTCGACGCCATCTTCTGTGCCACAGGAGCCAACTCTGACATGGCACCTCCTTTCCCCATCCGCTCAGGAGGATCTGATTTGAGCTACGACTGGAGCCATGGAGGCACATACGGCTTCCCCTACGCTTACATGGGAGTTGCCTCACCAGGCTTCCCGAATCTGCTCTTCATTCACGGTCCCAGCGCCTCGGGAAGATCAGGCACAGTGCCGCACAACGTGGAGAACCAGATTACCTTTTTCGCAAAGATCCTTCGCAAGGTTAGTCGTGAaggcatcaagagcatcacACCATCCAGAAAGGCCACCGACGACTTTGTAGCCTACAACGACGCCTTCTTCGAGACCACGGTGCTCTCTGAAAACTGCAGCTCATGGTATAATGGCGGCATCCCAGGAGGCCGAATCCATGGCCTGTGGCCCGGCAGCGCCACGCACCTGACCGTTGTCCAAAAGGATCCACGGTGGGAAGATTGGGAATACGAGTACCTCTCCGATTCGGGCAACCGGTTTGCATGGTATTTCGGAAATGGAAGCACTCGGGTCGAGGCCGATCCACAGTCGGACATCACTCCGTATCTCACTGCCGGCGAGCCTGATTTACGAAGCGTTCACGAGAACTGGTGGGTCATACCGTAG
- a CDS encoding major facilitator superfamily domain-containing protein, which translates to MSDKEDTFASDAVALDAAPLPKAQRVKVKWYRSTAYNMLILGLCNLAAPGIWGAMNSLGAGGSQSPQLVNAANALTFCLMVVSCYFSSVLVRYIGVKGALAFGTMGYAPYAAGLYTNNRFGITWLVILGAALCGISAGVFWAVEAAIAIAYPEPWNRGKSLGFWLTFRVMGQIIGGAVNLGLNSSRNEAGKVSYAVYLVFIAIQAAGALVALLLNRPQHVQRQDGKKVQLSITESPWYEIKATAKAFVNPQFLLIVLWIGQAVFSEAVYFTYLSLWFSVRARALGSFLGGVVAIIIGNLTGWWLDQTKVSLKARARYTFWFIAITQGAWWLWATVISTRYRRTLPTYDWEDSEFGSGFGVYIFLTFGFQINYLFLYFIVTHIAKDQGQVIRYAALLRGTESAWQAVSYGLTSLTVFAQVGGIYMNFALWAIAIAPAWLVVRRIGGNKDGQWDRESGGSNESPAVLAEETFTPTKAHEA; encoded by the exons ATGTCGGACAAGGAAGACACTTTCGCGTCTGATGCCGTTGCCTTAGACGCCGCTCCTTTGCCTAAGGCGCAAAGAGTAAAGGTGAAATGGTACAGGTCTACGGCGTATAACATGTTAATCCTTGGACTCTGCAATTTAGCAGCGCCGGGCATCTGGGGAGCCATGAATTCACTTGGAGCTGGTGGAAGTCAGAGTCCTCAGCTTGTGAACGCGGCCAACGCCTTGACATTCTGTCTTATGGTGGTGTCGTGCTACTTCTCAAGTGTCCTGGTTCGTTATATTGGAGTTAAAGGCGCTCTGGCATTTGGAAC AATGGGATATGCTCCCTACGCAGCTGGCCTCTACACCAACAACAGATTCGGCATTACCTGGCTAGTTATTCTGGGAGCAGCACTCTGTGGAATCTCAGCTGGTGTGTTTTGGGCGGTCGAAGCAGCTATTGCCATTGCCTATCCAGAACCATGGAATCGTGGAAAGTCTCTGGGTTTTTGGTTAACCTTTCGCGTCATGGGCCAGATCATCGGTGGTGCCGTCAACCTGGGCTTGAACAGTAGCAGAAACGAGGCTGGAAAGGTGTCCTACGCTGTCTACCTTGTCTTTATCGCAATCCAAGCGGCTGGCGCTCTAGTTGCTCTGCTACTCAACAGGCCCCAGCACGTCCAGCGCCAAGACGGCAAAAAGGTCCAGCTTTCCATCACAGAGAGCCCCTGGTACGAGATCAAGGCAACTGCAAAAGCCTTTGTGAATCCTCAGTTCCTCTTGATTGTGCTTTGGATTGGGCAGGCCGTGTTTTCGGAAGCCGTATACTTCACTTACCTCTCTT TGTGGTTCTCTGTCAGAGCTCGAGCTCTTGGATCATTCTTGGGCGGTgtcgttgccatcatcattggcaacCTTACTGGC TGGTGGCTCGATCAAACCAAGGTGTCGTTGAAGGCACGCGCAAGATACACCTTCTggttcatcgccatcactcAAGGCGCATGGTGGCTTTGGGCCACAGTGATCTCGACGCGATATCGACGCACTCTTCCAACATATGACTGGGAAGATTCTGAATTCGGATCCGGTTTTGGCGTCTACATCTTCCTCACTTTCGGGTTCCAGATCAACTATCTCTTCCT CTACTTTATCGTCACCCACATTGCCAAGGACCAGGGCCAGGTTATTCGATATGCCGCTCTTCTACGTGGCACTGAATCCGCTTGGCAAGCCGTCAGCTATGGTCTGACTTCTTTGACGGTTTTTGCTCAGGTCGGTGGAATTTACATGAACTTTGCTTTATgggccattgccattgcgcCAGCTTGGCTGGTGGTGAGACGCATTGGCGGCAACAAGGATGGACAATGGGATCGAGAATCAGGTGGATCAAACGAATCTCCTGCAGTCTTGGCTGAGGAGACCTTTACTCCAACAAAAGCCCACGAGGCGTGA
- a CDS encoding luciferase-like monooxygenase domain-containing protein, with protein sequence MGSQTGKKSLVLNAFVEMCSGHQSPGLWRHPDDQSSRFNEIEHWTELAKLLEEAKFHGIFIADVLGGYDVYSGSLDPAVVSGAQWPVHEPLAVISAMAAVTKSIGFGVTVSTTYEQPYHLARRLSTLDHLSKGRIGWNIVTSYLDSAAKNMGLAQQPQHDDRYAQAEEYIKVMYKLFESSWRDDAVQLDRSSGVYTHPDRVRKINHNGKFFTVPGPHICSPSPQRTPLLLQAGTSKAGKIFAAQHAEAIFVSAHAPQVCAKSIAEIRELAKTQFGRDPSNIKVLALVCPVLGRTEEEAQAKLADYKQYASLEGALALFGGWTGVDLSQYGDEEELREVESNAVKSTVQGYARFSPGTAKWTKHTIAEHVSIGGNGPVLVGTPEQVADGLETWVQEADIDGFNFAYTLFPQSFKDIIELLLPELKKRGLFWDDYAVPQGTYRENFYRKSGQAGPLDEHVASTFRWKAGFSAEEAVIPEI encoded by the exons ATGGGTTCGCAAACCGGGAAAAAGAGCTTAGTGCTCAATGCCTTTGTAGAGATGT GCAGTGGCCACCAGTCTCCTGGACTCTGGCGCCATCCCGATGACCAGTCTTCGCGCTTCAATGAGATTGAGCACTGGACTGAGTTGGCTAAGCTGCTCGAAGAGGCCAAGTTCCACGGCATCTTTATTGCTGATGTTCTGG GTGGCTATGATGTCTATTCCGGCTCCCTGGATCCGGCCGTCGTCTCCGGTGCTCAATGGCCAGTACATGAGCCCCTGGCTGTCAtctcggccatggctgcagtGACCAAGAGCATCGGTTTCGGAGTCACTGTCTCTACAACATATGAACAGCCTTACCATCTGGCTCGAAGACTTTCCACTCTCGACCATCTCAGTAAGGGACG GATCGGATGGAAC ATCGTCACCAGCTACTTGGACTCTGCAGCCAAGAACATGGGCCTAGCTCAGCAACCCCAG CATGACGACCGATATGCTCAAGCTGAGGAGTACATCAAAGTGATGTATAAGCTTTTTGAGTCATCGTGGCGGGATGATGCTGTTCAACTCGATCGTTCTTCGGGTGTTTATACTCATCCTGATCGTGTCCGTAAGATCAACCACAATGGCAAGTTCTTCACAGTCCCTGGCCCTCACATCTGCTCGCCCAGCCCCCAGAGAACCCCCCTACTGCTACAGGCCGGTACCTCTAAGGCTGGCAAGATCTTTGCTGCACAGCACGCCGAGGCTATTTTCGTCTCTGCACACGCCCCGCAAGTGTGCGCCAAAAGCATCGCGGAGATTAGAGAACTAGCTAAGACACAGTTCGGCCGTGATCCTAGCAACATCAAGgtccttgctcttgtttgcCCTGTCCTCGGCAGgacagaagaggaagcccaggccaagctAGCTGACTACAAGCAATATGCCTCGCTTGAGGGAGCCCTTGCTCTGTTTGGCGGCTGGACTGGTGTTGACCTCAGCCAATatggagacgaggaagaacTGCGGGAGGTTGAGAGCAATGCCGTGAA ATCTACTGTCCAAGGCTACGCCAGGTTTTCCCCAGGCACTGCCAAGTGGACCAAGCACACCATTGCCGAGCATGTTAGCATCGGCGGCAACGGTCCCGTATTGGTAGGAACTCCAGAGCAGGTGGCCGACGGTCTTGAGACTTGGGTTCAAGAGGCCGATATTGACGGCTTTAACTTT GCCTACACTCTCTTCCCTCAATCTTTCAAGGACATcattgagcttctgctcccagagctcaagaagcgCGGTCTCTTTTGGGACGATTATGCCGTTCCACAGGGCACTTATCGCGAGAACTTTTATCGCAAGAGTGGACAAGCTGGGCCACTGGATGAGCACGTTGCATCAACGTTTAGATGGAAGGCGGGATTTTCTGCAGAGGAGGCTGTTATTCCTGAGATTTAG